The window caaatcccttTATCCGAGAGTTGACGttgatgccattgatggctttgcggacgggacgagcgaagaagctgctcttgacctcatcagTGATGCGCAGAAAGCGGCTGACAAAATTGCtgctgatgtagttgagagatttCAGGACACTGATCTTCGACCGACTGGTCCTGataattctgatgatgaaaagactAATACTGATTAATGTACCGATaattttgatgattaatgatgatggaggcacaatttgtacaatactgatgaatttatgctgtgcttgatatcttaacttagctcctgatttcttaaaagtttttgtcaaaccttgttgagcctaaacctgcaaaagttgttaaaaaactttcagtcctcattaaCTAAGCCAAGAAATCAAACAGGGCAATGATACATCAAGTAAgtaaattgaattgataaaaatcacactccattattattatagtagccccctgactgaaaacttcgaggaaaaacttgaagttagcagtcaaagaggaaagatacaaacgaaatgcctaagcgtaaaatcgacgaaggtgttcaatattccaagaattgttgatGATAGTAccatcttcgcgcttgagtcgataagaacccggccgagtgacttcagcaattatgaacggtccttcccataagggagataatttatgccgatcctgtgttgtttgaattttcctcagaaccaggtcaccgactaaaaaggctcgtGATCGAACATTTCAATTATGATAACGAcgcaacccttgcaaatatcgagtcgattgaattaaagctgcttctcgggcttcttcTAGTCGGTTGATGTCGTCTACTCGGCCCTCTTCATGGCTCTCCTCGTTGAAGTTCCGAAATCGtagtgattcaaattccacttcacttagcaacattgcttctgcaccataaaccaaaaagaacggcgactggccggtagcccgactaggagtagtgcgtaaagaccaaagtacggacggcagctgatctacccacttgccagcatagggacgtagtcggtcaaaaactcgtgctTTGATCCCTTGCAGTATCATGCCGTTAGCGCGCTCAACTTGTTCGTTACTCATGGGTTGTGCCacggaggcataacaaattttgatgccgaagtattcacaaaagtctttaaatgctccgccagtgaattgagtgccattatcagtgatgatccgattaggtaccccaaaccgatgcacaatattgatgaaaaaatctctagctttatctgctgtgatcgtgatgaccggtttagcctcaatccatttggagaatttgtcgatagccacaaagagatgcgtgtaaccgccaactgcccttttaaacgggccgaccatgtcaagcccccagaccgcgaacggccaggacaacgggatggtttgcaactcttgggctggcaaatgagtttgtctggcaaaaaattgacaaccttcgcatgtccgcacaatcttgtccgcatcggacacagctgtaggccagaaaaaaccttgccggtaagctttgccgacaatggtccgtgcagcagcatgattaccacaaataccagaatgtatatccttcaacaattgtctcccttcctccaaaGATACGCAGCGCTGCagtattcctgatggacttttcttgtacagttCAGCTTCATGAATAATGTAAAGTCTGCTGCGtctggaaatccgctcggcttcatttttgtcttgagggagttcttgtttggttaaaaattttatgagaggttttctccagtcggcttcaatcacGCTTACGCCTTGAGTATCCATGGCTTCAATTGCTTCTTTTATGGGCACGGTTGGTTCATAAAGATGCTCAACGAACACATCAGAAGGGGCTGCTtcccgttttgaaccaaaattggccagtctgtcggctgcctcattgttatgtcgaaggacatgggtgagctcgagtccatcgaatttatcttccagcttgcgtacctcttgtcggtaagcggtcatattatcatctagacatgatcactctttcatgacttgattaacaaccaactgggAGTCTCCACGGACGATTAATCGGCGAATGCCTAAAGAAattgcaatccttaatccatggagtagcgcctcgtattccgccacgttatgggacgcagaaaaatgtatccacaatacgtagctcaatctttctccagtcggggaaattaagACGACCCCAGCTCTAGTGCCTGtaagcctcttcgacccatcaaaatgcatggtccaatattccatcttttcctctggcatgtcttcttggcactcggtccactcagcaaggaaatcagctaaagcttgtgacttgatcgaagttcgtggtttgaaagatatgtccaaagacatcaattctaaggcccacttcgcaatccgtccatttgcttcgcgattgtgaagtatatccccgagtggaaacgatgtgactacCGTGACCGGGTGACTTTGAaaatagtgagataatttcctgacggtaattaagacaccatataataacttttgaacctgaggataccttgtcttggagtcggctaaaacctcgctgacaaaataaattggtcgttggactttttgaatatggccttcctcttcacgctcgacaaccaggaccgtaCTCACAACTTGGGAGGTCGCCGACACATACAACAGTAGCGGCTCTTGTGGatgtggcgaggccaaaactggtggagtggtgagagatttcttgaagtcttcgaaggctttttgtgcttcggatccccactggaaattgtcagttTTCTTTAgcagcttgaagaagggcatcccccgctcgccgagtcgtgagacgaaccggctgagcgccgccatgcaaccagtcagcttttggacgtctttttgggagtttggcggtttcatgttgaggatggcgttgattttctccgggttggcctgtatgcctctcTGAGATACGATAAATCCAAgcaacttccctgacggtactccgaagatgcacttttccgggtttagtttcatcttgaaaGCTCGAATGCTTGCAAAATTTTCTTCCAAATCCGCAATcaggtcatccttctgcttggtcttgacgactacatcatccacatatgCTTCGACATTGcgaccgatctgagttgaaaaacacctttgaattatgcgttgataggttgctcctgcgttcttcaatccaaagggcatggtgatgtagtagtaggccccaaagggcgtaataaatgaggtcttcaagcagtcggattcttttagtcggatctaatgatatcccgagtaacagtccaagaagctgagtaactcgcagccggccgttgaatcaaccacctggtcaatacgaggtaacccaaaagggtctttgggacaagatttgttgaggtccgtataatcgacacacatgcgccattgccccgtctttttccgaaccaggactgggttagccagccagtcgggatgaaggacttccttaatgaagcctgctgctaatagcttggttaattcctccttaaTTGCATCCTTCATGTCCtgtgcaaaacggcggagtcgttgcttgatgggtttggcgtcttccttaacatgtaaagagtgctcaatcacctctctggggataccaggcatatcggatggtttccacgcaaaaatatctttattattctgaagaaaggtgatgagcgcgctttcctatttacaatctaactcagcgcctattacagtaGTCTTGTCAGGATCGGagggatctaagggaatctttttcgTCTTGGCATCACTTTCTTCGGTCTTTGTcagcttggttgcaggcacttctccctcgcttgccgtggtcgcagccagtcggatctctTCGTGGGCGAGAGTGGTCTCGTGGGTTTGagccatctcgcaactttctttgtcacatgtgacggcttgcttgatgtcgctccgtagtgatatgatccctcgaggaccaggcatcttcatcatcatgtaggtgtagtgcgggacggccatgaacttggctagagccggtcgtccgagtatagcatgatatgctgtctcgaaatcagcgacttcgaaacaaacattttctgtgcgaaaattctcccgagtgccgaaggtaactcgaagagtgatctggccgagtggtgtagctgACAATCCTGGAATAACACCATGGAAGGGTGtattactcggctttaattccgtgcgaggaatctgcatatcgtccagggtcttagcaaaaaggatgttgagagcgctgccaccatcgatgagagtccgtcggagcttgacattgcgaaccactgggtctagtaccagggggtaccgccccgggtggaccactcggtcgggatgatccgagcggtcgaacttaattgctgtctctgaccaccgaagatattggggcatGTTAGGCTGGaccgcattgatctcccgttctgttagcttctgttttctcttagactcataagccaggggtccgccgaagatgtgGTTAAGTTCTTTGCGATGATCTTGAAAATCAGTCGGGGCATCGTtttcatcatctttcttctttgatgtgcccTGATCTCCGTCTGCAGGTTTCCGTGCGTTTTTAACGTATTGCTCTGCGAACTGTTTGTAgatgaagcaatctttggccacgtggttggagttgggatgatgcggacattgggagttcattatcttgtcgaaggtgttgacgcggggatgttgtcgggaagatggagaggtggtcgccacaagttcttcgggcttacgcttgcgatccttgtggttgttacttccactcccCCCTGCGGTCGGCGTGtccttctttggcttccaagtggtgcccgactgttTGGACGCGGTGATaacatcttcggctttggcatactcgttggctttttcgaacatctgcttaaccgtcctgggaggtttacgtccgaacttgccgactagatcctcgtggcgaatgcctttagtgaaggcggcgatgatgacgtcgtcggtgatgtcggagatttTGTTGCGTTGTTCGgagaagcgtcggatgtaatctcgaagggattctccagacttctgaacgACGTTGTAGAGGTCAAACTGTGTGCCggggcgttcaaaggtgccctggaagttggcgatgaagtgatcACGAAGTTCCGCTCATGATCCGATCGTGCCACGGGGTAGTCCGTGGAGCCAGGATCGGGCGGAGTCCGCTAGGGCCACATGTAGatagtttgccatggccttgctgtctcctcctgctgcgcggattgcgagtccgtagacggtgagccaagactctggattagtggtgccgtcatacttctcgattctagtcggcttaaagccggctggccaatccactcgacgcaggtcactagtgaaggcagctactccatccacgtcgtcgtcgtagcgattTGGTGAATGGCGGTGACCTCGTGCTGCACGGTGCTGGTTGATCGTGTCGCGAAGGTCAACGGGACGCTGGCGAGGTGGAGAGCGAGGCCGTTCAGCTCGGCGCTCCCTGTGacgttcgggaggcgagtgaacaggtcgttcgtcgtgacccctgctcctgcgagtAGATCCTGTACCGGTGATTCTGAGGCTTGACTAATGATGATCATGGGATCGGAAGTGAgggactcggctaccagtcggggtgcgggtgcttgcggagttggctggaaccaaggcagcgatcatggtcttcgtctggttcaagatgttgacaacatgatcggcttggttgagtgcgtcttccttgaggagggtgtcgaggagagtgattgctgcaaccgcgttctgctgGGAGGTGCGAAAGACCGCTGTCCCGTCGACGTCTTGTTGCCTAATGAGCTCTCTCGCATGGGGACCTGGTCTCTCCCCAACTGGTTtgaatccgagtcaaggagagagatcttgccgaagtcgttggtgatgaagttgaggctgccgaacctgaacgcctgcccgggagggaaggcgaagtcgtcgatgccagaaacgaaacccatcgcacttagtcGGCGAGAACTTGACgctgcccctacctggcgcgctaactgtcgaaacaagatttcggcaataataaaaggggtggctatcaagctagaaaagtggatgggtttggagacaaggaattttatacaggttcaggccttcttattcaagaagtaataccctactcctgtccggggatgattccgccgagtgtgttattgattgtatgattgggAGAAAAGAAATCGTGCCCCAAGAGGTacacggaccctccttatataggggaagggatccgTAATACAAAGTACaatccatatcctaacggaatatggaattacagataaaatacaatcgtaaccgactaggatcccgggtattttcttgacatacaagtttagaacctaacccgagtcctcataaagatattctatctatatttggtaccgtatatccagctggaatataaccgccatgtagatatggggtaaccataatctccacaagcgctttcgtctctcctgacggtatccggagacaccgtaggggaatagccatgcctatccctgaagttgatatccggcggcgtgtcttggcatacgttggcttgtatgttgtctCGTGTATTGTGTTGGTTGTTGATTGTGGTGGGTCTCGATCGTGTTGATCGTCTGTCGATTGTCTTGTCTCCCCTCTCTTtttagggggtcttgtatttatacctataggtgtccccttgtccaagtagaactagggaaaccaatatggatacaatccgagtagtcctggtcgtttccatgtagaactctggttgtctttctttATCCGGAACTCTCTccatatccgcaggttgttttcgtataggacatggtatgtggtgggccctgccgagatgtagtcgactactattaggtatgtggtattcaTAACCCTGACATAGCCCTCAACAGCACAACCGTATAAGCTTGCCAATTAACACTTGTGAGCAATAATAATCTGAAACCCAACAACACCTTTTCCTGTCGGGCGGAAATGGCAAACCAAACAAGCAAAACCCCTGCTGGCTTGGCCAGGCAAGCATCAATTGAAGTCAAATTTGACAAAAATGAAGCTAAATATGCCAAACTTGTCTTAAGTCTTTCAAAGTTATGCCAAATTTGTTATAAATATGTCAAAAGTTTCCAAATAAACAAATCTTTCATATAACAGGGTGATATGACTAAGAGCAAAAATGGCAATTTACCTTTAGTTAACGATGTTATCTTGCCTTTATGGAATATGGTCAGTCTTAAGCAAACTCAAAATAGTAAGGTTAGATTGGTAGCTAAAACTAGTTGATACCACACGCTTTGCTACGGAATATGTGATGAATTAATtcatgttactccctccgttctagaatataagaagttttagagttggacgtgattattaagaaagtagataaaaataaatggtgaagggttgtgattggataagtagtggaggtaggtgggaaaagtaaatggtggagggttgtgattggttgagaagagaatgttgatggagaagttgttatattttaggacaaatcctgagagcaaaaagtttatattttgggacagatgaagtatatattatagaaatggtagatgtatatatttaaataatgtgaaaatgatgtggagataatgatttgatatttgtttgcatattgagttctaaaaatacaataaaaatataaatggtATGTtttgtttgcatgatatttaaaatattctagataataatttctagtaagtgatgatgtgatacacttgcatgtgatttaaaatattCTAAATAATACTAcatctgtcccataatataaatatttttagaggtggacacggttattaagaaagtactACTAGGTAGAAGTGAATGATGCAGTGTTGTGATTtgttgagtagtggaggtaggtagaAAAAGTAAATGGTagagagttgtgattggttgggaagagaatgttgatagagaagttatattttgggacaaatcttgagggctaaagttgttatattttgagacgggggAGTAATTGCTAATGGGTGATGATGTGACACATTTGTATGTTGATGAGACGGGGGAGTATTTGTATGTTGATGAGTTTTAAAAATTAGTGTACGTCAATTTTAAGATAGAATTTAGAAAAGGGTCGAATAAGAAATTACCCCTGATTCGGTATAAGGTGGCTCGGCGGATGGGTAACAAAGGCGCAGTGGGCTAAGCTTGGCAAGTATGAAGGACAATTGGGCCGAGCCACACTTGATAGAAATGACTTCAATCGAAGCCAATTTGAGGTGGGCTGCCTGTAGAATTAATGGATGGTTAATCCGGGCTTAATTggttctagctagctagcagagTAAGAATGAAGAGAGATACGAGTAGCAACGAAGGTACAAGTGGAATCGGTTGCCTCAGATATCTAGACAGATGTGTTTAATGACGTAGATTTGACCGAACAAATTGTACAGTAATGTACTAGGATATAACGAACAGATAGAGAGGCATTGCATTTGCACGGCCGCTGTGTTTGAATTAATTGATGGACAAATGAAACACAAAAAAGGGTCACGGTGGACAAGGATGCATGGCCAGCCGGTTGGTAATGTATGATAATCCTATTGGAAATGGTTGCACTGGTCCAGTACCAACTGCATGCTGCTTGCCTGCCACTGCCATGAGCCCATGAGTGAGAGTGAGGAGTAGCAAAGTGCATGCCAGCATGTGCAGCACGCAGAGACAGAGGGCACGTGCCTTGGCTGCATGCGATGCGTTTGTATGCATGCGTGCGTATGgcatctttctttcttctttctagCTCTAGTGGATCCAATATCGAGTGGGGTGGGGGTAGTAATTTCTCCATTTCTTTCTGTGCATCGCAAACACTTTCCAATGCAACACAGCTAAGCTAGTAGTACTACGCCAGGAGCATTCTGCAGTGCGAGCATGCCAGGCCAAGAGTAAGTATAGAGATAGATGATCTGTCCGTCTGTCCGTCCGTCTGTCTCTGTCTGTATTGTAAAGCGCATGCAATGCAGTGAGAATTAGTCATGAATGAATGTAGTATTATCCAGCTCTCTCTTCTCGATCGCCACTACCAGCCGCATGCTGCTGGTGCTATACATACTACATACGTacaattaataattattatttccaGTACCATATAGTATTATTCTTGTCTAATAATCTAGCTAGCTCCAAAGCCAAAGCAGAGTGGGTACGAACGaggtatacatacatacatagctTAATTAGCAGCACGGTAGCTCTAAGACGGATCGATCGATGCAGAGCAGCAGCAGGCAATGGCATCAGCAATGGCGTCGTCCCAGTCCCATCTGGATCTGGTACAGCTGCTAATCGTTGTGGTGATGACTATGACGATGCTggtgggtggcggcgaggcgctgAGCCTGGACTACTACGCCAAGAGCTGCCccaaggcggaggcggcggtggcggcggcggtgaagcagGCCATGGCCAAAGACCGCACGGTGCCGGCCGGCCTGCTCCGCCTGCAtttccacgactgcttcgtcagggtaactagctagctactctATCGAAttcgaatatatatatattaacatcAATGAAGGaagctgctagctagctgcagggGTGCGACGGTTCCGTGCTTTTGGACTCGTCGGGGAACATGTCGGCGGAGAAGGACGGCCCACCCAACGCGTCGCTGCACGCCTTCTACGTCATCGACAACGCCAAGGCCGCCGTCGAAGCCCTCTGCCCCGGCGTCGTCTCCTGCGCTGACATCCTCGCGCTGGCCGCCAGGGACGCAGTCGCCATGGTAATCCGGCCGGCCCTCAATCAAATTAAGTAGTAAATACAGGagtatatcaatatatagctaGATGAGATGGAGTACtaaacgtacgtacgtactgcATGCAGTCCGGTGGTCCTTCTTGGCAAGTGCCGGTGGGTCGTCGTGACGGGCGCGTGTCGCTGGCGAgcgagacgacgacggcgctaCCGGGGCCGACGGCGAGCTTCGACCAGCTGAAGCAGGCGTTCCACGGGCGCGGGATGTCGACCAAGGACCTGGTGGTGCTGTCGGGGGGTCACACGCTTGGCTTCGCACACTGCTCCTCCTTCCAGAACCGCATCCAGCCGCAGGGCGTCGACCCCGCGCTTCAcccctccttcgccgccaccctccgccgCTCCTGCCCACCCAACAACACCGCCAGGTCTGCCGGCTCCTCCCTCgaccccacctcctccgccttcgACAACTTCTACTATCGGATGCTGCTCTCCGGCCGTGGCCTTCTCTCCTCCGACGAGGCGCTGCTCACCCACCCCAAGACGCGCGCCCAGGTCACGCTCTACGCCGCGTCGCAGCCCGCCTTCTTCCGTGACTTCGTCGACTCCATGCTACGGATGAGCTCCCTCAAcaacgtcgccggcgaggtccgAGCCAACTGCAGGCGCGTCAACTAGCTAGCTATTTCCACTAGCATCATATCGATCACACTATCTTATCTTATCCACCACACCATCCCTGCACTGCATGTATGGCCTCAACTCAACTCAACTTATGTACAACAACAATATAACGTCGAATGGCTATAGCATCTTTTAATTTGTTactaattttaattttccaaTATCCATGGCCCATGGCAGAGTCTCAGTCTCGGATCGATCAAAATAGACCTCCGCTTCTCTGCAGATCGATCGAGAACCAATCCAACAAACACTAGTTAATAGTTTCCCATCTCAATTATTACTCACGATATATTGCTAAGCAAGGACGATATATAGCATCTATAACCAGCAATATAATGCTCCTCAAAATTAAACCAAGTGTCCAacagcaatatatatatacatgcgtgCATCAAGATTAATTTGTATATTGTTCGGTAACCTATCTAAAGATCTTATCATAGCAATTAGCTTAGCTATCTGTATTTTTCGACGACCTGGTTATGGCCGGATCCAGCTTCTGGCGATCCTAGCTAGGGGGCGTGCTCTCAACACCGTTGCTCAAGTAGTTGCCATCGGGCTACGGGAGCTTCGAATCAGCACATTCGCCCTACCCCATTGCTGCTGTAAACCTCTCCGATCGAACTGGTGAAGATGGTGGGCCAAGGTGCCGCCGGCGCGCGCAACTCGCCACCTTCCTTCCCGTTGCAAGCCACCTCCCGTCACCGTCGCTGCTGTCACTCAAAGCCTAGGAGGAGGTCGAGCACAAATCACCGTAAATCTGCAACTGAAGTCGTCGTTGCTATGAGCATCGACATCGGTGATGTCCGTGGGCACCACACGCCTTCTTGGAGGTGATGCTGATAGATCCTCCTGGTGAAAACTTAGTTTCAGATGGGCGGAATAGTAATGGCATCGGAGGTTTTATGTTGGTGCGATACTCTTGGTGGCTGCGTTTTTATCAGATTGGTTTACTGGGTTTTATGTCAAATCTGGGTGGATGACTGTTTATAGCTAAGTTACTCTTCTATGTCATCTTCCGCTTTCATTCGACATTAGTTACTGCCGATGATATTGTTGATGCTGAAAACATTAATGTATGTAGATCTGCTTAGTTTTAGTGCAGGTCCTAAATTATTGATGAGATGCGAGCGTGCTAGCCAGTTTGATTCTGCAAATGATAAAATAGATAAATCGATGATCAAAGAGTCGATTGGCCAATAAGCCGATGTAGCGGTAATAGCCGATATCGATAGAGTTTTGAACAATCAGCTATATGTCCGATATAGATTCTGATACTTGAATAAATGATACAAAGATAATTGGACAAGCAGTGAACTTATAATAATACAACAATATAATTCAATAAAAACCAATGGACCAATAATAGTATGATTGAATAAATACTAATCCGATGGTTAAAGTATATATCGGCTGAAAACccgatgtcattaaatccaAATGATTAAGTAATCAATGAAACTTTTGTTGCAATCAGCTAAAACCAACTTGTATATAATCTCTATAAGCCGATAGAACACTTAAACAATGTCcaaataactcatcggctgaaaccccgatgaaacaaTGATTGATGCCTACTGACTTAAATAAATATAACTTACAACAACAACCTCATAGGTCGagcctaaccgatgcagcataaGATTGATAATTGCCTAATAGATTTAAACAAGCCGAGATGATACCGATCAAATTTGTCATGCATTAAATTTAACTAAGATAGAAAAACCATCAAAGAGAAATTTAATACATCAGATAAGATCGACTAAACCTCTGATGAAACATTAGCATGCACCTATTTGCTTAACAAGATTTAGATTATCGGTACCAATCTAGTAGGTTAGaactaaccgatgcagcacgagattgtacaTGATAATTTAATACTCAATAAGTCGATGAATCTATCTAATGTGAtagatataacaaatctatttaaaatcatattgtgattgtagagatatatcgacTAAGACAAGACCAGGGCTAATGAAACTTAGGGTTTACCTCTTCGCCAGAGATCGAAGCCGATgtagccccgcgtcaggtgccaagttctgTTGGTGATAATAACCTTGCAAAAGAGGGCAGCTATGCACTGAGAATATTTGTGGAGATAGATTACAGGGATCCAGGGTGTACATAGTTATACCCATAGGCCGATAAGAGTCCTAATTTGACATGACGCAATATTTCTtaaagataaagaaaagatactaaacacactttcctcgaaataaaaagaaaactaactGACTATGCTCAATTAATAGATAAATTAACATACCGCATCCTCCTTAAACTCGGCCTCTTCTGGATAACCttcttttaattaattaatttccttaactgaATCCATAAAAAATCCAACTATTGGAGGCTGATAATATCCATCGACCCATTTTAGGTATATGAAGCCGATACTTCCTCTAGGCGAATGATAACTTTGGATTTTACCAATTTTGACGTTAACAGATATATGCTCATCGATCGACATAATGATCACCTATTGATTATCAAGATGTTGTTTTTTTGGAAAACAATGTTAGTATAGTCATTTTGTTctgaactagcatggtggcccgcacaGATTGCTCGGCTAGCACTGTTATATTTTCTCACataaataacatatatattttcatatattattattagaatgGCAACATAATTTGAAATTATGTACTAAGTAGAACAAACTAaccaatatataatttttatattgtatTGTATACACGTGATAGttatcaattatttttttaattctgaattttagttattttgaattgtatttctatatggactatgaattcctcttccaatattctttattttttaattcgaaGTTCCATTATTTACTCctatttgaatatttttttagtttcaaatttttgttatttgtaaattatatttctatataaactctaTAATATTGTTTCAATATgccttattttaaattttaaattttagttatttataaattgtattcctatatggtcTCTaaactcttcttctaatatttcttatttttaaattccaaatttcagttatttctaaactctttctaaagtgtatttctacatggactgtaaactctacttttacttttttcttatttttaattccaactTTCAATTCTTTTAAATTCCTTTATGAACTCTAAACtttatgaattttaattatctctaaattgtattcctatatggactctagactcttcttcccatattccttaatttttaatttt of the Oryza sativa Japonica Group chromosome 2, ASM3414082v1 genome contains:
- the LOC4331271 gene encoding peroxidase 64 isoform X2, which encodes MASAMASSQSHLDLVQLLIVVVMTMTMLVGGGEALSLDYYAKSCPKAEAAVAAAVKQAMAKDRTVPAGLLRLHFHDCFVRGCDGSVLLDSSGNMSAEKDGPPNASLHAFYVIDNAKAAVEALCPGVVSCADILALAARDAVAMSGGPSWQVPVGRRDGRVSLASETTTALPGPTASFDQLKQAFHGRGMSTKDLVVLSGGHTLGFAHCSSFQNRIQPQGVDPALHPSFAATLRRSCPPNNTARSAGSSLDPTSSAFDNFYYRMLLSGRGLLSSDEALLTHPKTRAQVTLYAASQPAFFRDFVDSMLRMSSLNNVAGEVRANCRRVN
- the LOC4331271 gene encoding peroxidase 64 isoform X1 codes for the protein MASAMASSQSHLDLVQLLIVVVMTMTMLVGGGEALSLDYYAKSCPKAEAAVAAAVKQAMAKDRTVPAGLLRLHFHDCFVRLQGCDGSVLLDSSGNMSAEKDGPPNASLHAFYVIDNAKAAVEALCPGVVSCADILALAARDAVAMSGGPSWQVPVGRRDGRVSLASETTTALPGPTASFDQLKQAFHGRGMSTKDLVVLSGGHTLGFAHCSSFQNRIQPQGVDPALHPSFAATLRRSCPPNNTARSAGSSLDPTSSAFDNFYYRMLLSGRGLLSSDEALLTHPKTRAQVTLYAASQPAFFRDFVDSMLRMSSLNNVAGEVRANCRRVN
- the LOC4331271 gene encoding peroxidase 64 isoform X3, whose product is MSAEKDGPPNASLHAFYVIDNAKAAVEALCPGVVSCADILALAARDAVAMSGGPSWQVPVGRRDGRVSLASETTTALPGPTASFDQLKQAFHGRGMSTKDLVVLSGGHTLGFAHCSSFQNRIQPQGVDPALHPSFAATLRRSCPPNNTARSAGSSLDPTSSAFDNFYYRMLLSGRGLLSSDEALLTHPKTRAQVTLYAASQPAFFRDFVDSMLRMSSLNNVAGEVRANCRRVN